A single genomic interval of Flavihumibacter rivuli harbors:
- a CDS encoding DUF5103 domain-containing protein, whose protein sequence is MRSVFTICCLVLAALSSYAQEPDMTYLSNIQTVKLHPIGNALGYPIIRLGTDDRLELHFDDMEADVKSYSYTWQLCNADWTPAMLSSMDFIKGYSQQRLTTYRSSSVALQRYTHYTQNLPDRNCMPSRSGNYLLKVFLNGDPSQLAFTRRVLVVEEKSSIALQIQQPFNNQVFTTHQKVVFTVAVRNNLNMANAQQQLSVTILQNHRWDNARTGLRPTFIRQNTFEFNPEDQAVFPGGREWRWLDLRSFRLQSDRVDSAVYNDKSTRVFVKTDQDRSAQRFVFFRDMNGMFYNETIDRLNPYWQGDYATVYFTYKPPAGIPFKKDLYLFGEMTNYGKNPEAKMVFNKEKGVYETAIWLKQGYYDYGYALMEESGGRKIFIGDRTEGNFWETENNYLVLVYYRPLGGRTDELIGLGRVNSLTGRKGYNF, encoded by the coding sequence ATGCGATCTGTTTTCACTATTTGTTGCCTGGTACTTGCCGCCCTAAGTTCCTATGCCCAGGAGCCGGATATGACCTACCTGTCCAATATCCAGACGGTGAAACTTCACCCCATTGGTAATGCCCTCGGCTACCCGATCATCCGGTTGGGCACAGATGACAGGCTGGAACTCCATTTTGATGATATGGAAGCAGATGTGAAAAGTTATTCCTACACCTGGCAATTGTGCAATGCCGACTGGACACCCGCCATGCTCAGCAGCATGGATTTTATAAAGGGGTATTCCCAGCAAAGGCTGACCACTTACCGCAGTTCTTCGGTTGCCCTTCAGCGTTATACTCACTATACCCAGAACCTGCCCGATCGTAATTGCATGCCTTCACGGTCGGGTAATTATTTACTGAAGGTATTCCTGAATGGGGACCCTTCCCAACTGGCCTTCACCCGCAGGGTGCTGGTAGTGGAAGAAAAATCCTCCATTGCACTCCAGATCCAACAACCATTCAATAACCAGGTGTTCACCACCCACCAGAAAGTGGTCTTCACCGTAGCGGTTCGCAATAACCTGAATATGGCCAATGCCCAGCAGCAATTGAGTGTGACCATATTGCAGAATCATCGCTGGGACAATGCCAGGACCGGATTGCGCCCCACCTTTATCAGGCAGAATACTTTCGAATTCAACCCGGAGGACCAGGCTGTTTTCCCGGGTGGAAGGGAATGGCGTTGGCTTGACCTCAGGAGTTTCAGGTTGCAAAGCGACAGGGTGGACAGCGCCGTGTACAATGATAAGAGTACAAGGGTTTTTGTCAAGACTGACCAGGATCGCTCGGCGCAGCGTTTCGTGTTCTTCCGCGACATGAATGGCATGTTCTATAATGAGACCATCGACCGGTTGAACCCTTACTGGCAGGGTGATTATGCCACTGTTTATTTTACCTACAAGCCACCTGCCGGTATTCCCTTCAAGAAGGACCTTTACCTTTTTGGGGAGATGACCAATTATGGAAAGAATCCTGAGGCGAAGATGGTCTTCAATAAGGAGAAGGGAGTATATGAAACGGCTATCTGGCTGAAGCAGGGTTATTATGATTATGGTTATGCACTGATGGAAGAAAGTGGGGGAAGGAAGATCTTTATCGGTGACAGGACGGAAGGGAATTTTTGGGAAACAGAAAATAATTACCTGGTGCTGGTGTATTATCGGCCATTGGGTGGAAGGACAGATGAGTTGATCGGACTGGGAAGGGTGAACTCCCTTACCGGAAGGAAAGGCTATAACTTTTAA
- a CDS encoding RNA methyltransferase: protein MVTKNQVKYIQSLSHKKQRDEDGVFIAEGPKIVRELMQLDQVKPREVYGTLDWWESQPTSWRQQPWAVEVNEEELQRLSFLTTPNQVVAIFNKPVIHPHPGGWQIMLDGIQDPGNLGTIIRIADWFGIQQVVCSPDSADAYNPKVVQSSMASIGRVEVDYTDLVQYVVDHAHRVFYAATLDGQPIKEVKASRPGVLVIGNESKGIRPELMQKLSHFITIPRQGEAESLNAAVATGIILSHLIT, encoded by the coding sequence ATGGTTACGAAAAATCAGGTCAAATATATTCAAAGTTTGAGCCATAAAAAACAAAGGGATGAGGATGGTGTCTTTATTGCAGAAGGTCCCAAGATCGTCCGGGAGCTCATGCAATTGGACCAGGTGAAGCCAAGGGAAGTGTATGGAACCCTTGACTGGTGGGAATCCCAGCCCACATCCTGGCGCCAGCAGCCCTGGGCTGTAGAGGTAAACGAGGAGGAGTTGCAGCGACTTTCTTTCCTAACCACGCCTAACCAGGTAGTGGCGATTTTTAACAAACCGGTAATTCATCCACATCCCGGTGGCTGGCAGATCATGCTCGATGGCATCCAGGATCCGGGTAACCTCGGGACCATTATCAGGATCGCCGATTGGTTTGGCATCCAACAAGTAGTTTGCAGCCCCGATTCTGCTGATGCCTATAATCCAAAGGTTGTCCAGAGCTCCATGGCCAGCATTGGAAGGGTGGAAGTGGACTATACCGACCTGGTGCAATATGTGGTGGACCATGCCCACCGGGTATTCTATGCTGCTACCCTCGATGGGCAACCGATAAAGGAAGTAAAGGCCTCCCGTCCCGGGGTGCTGGTGATCGGTAACGAATCAAAAGGCATCCGCCCGGAGCTGATGCAAAAGCTTTCCCATTTCATCACCATTCCCAGGCAGGGGGAAGCGGAATCATTGAATGCAGCGGTGGCAACAGGGATCATCCTTTCCCACCTGATTACTTGA
- a CDS encoding ABC transporter permease — MNIAGFIARRVAFNQQRSFSRFIIRLAIAATIISVAAMIVALAFTNGFQYAISQKIFSFWGHIRIQHYEPNRAIIAEEMPIEKNDTVYRLNREIPGIASIHAYATKNAILKTTETIEGVLFKGVEKDYDFKRLAPFLKEGRWMKFADSGYSNEIVLSAYTASQLQLKVNDPILIYFIQNDGSAPRARKLTVSGIYKTGIEEYDKLVALGDLGLIQRLNNWPPNQIGGYEVYINDYRQIDTLNEAIFNRLPEMWNARAISDIYPNIFDWLALQDRTILIVLVIMIIVAVLNLITCLIILVLERTRMVGILKAMGAPNATVQKIFLYNGAVITFTGIIFGNILAIGLIFLQQKFGFITLPEDMYYIAKAEVRLVPWQVLAVDLGTFLICIGILFIPTFIIRKIQPVKAIQFK, encoded by the coding sequence TTGAACATTGCCGGATTCATAGCGCGAAGGGTAGCCTTTAACCAGCAGCGGTCTTTTTCCCGATTCATTATCCGACTGGCCATTGCAGCCACCATCATCAGTGTGGCCGCCATGATCGTGGCACTTGCTTTCACCAACGGTTTCCAGTATGCGATCAGCCAGAAGATCTTCAGCTTTTGGGGCCATATCCGCATACAGCATTATGAACCCAACAGGGCCATCATAGCGGAGGAAATGCCCATTGAAAAGAATGACACGGTTTACCGGCTCAACCGGGAGATTCCCGGTATTGCTTCCATCCATGCCTATGCCACCAAGAATGCCATCCTGAAAACAACAGAAACCATTGAGGGCGTGCTCTTCAAGGGTGTGGAAAAGGATTATGATTTCAAGCGGCTGGCCCCTTTCCTGAAAGAAGGGCGATGGATGAAATTTGCGGATAGTGGTTACAGTAATGAAATTGTATTGTCGGCCTATACGGCCAGCCAGCTGCAGTTAAAGGTAAATGACCCCATCCTGATCTATTTCATCCAGAATGACGGATCGGCACCAAGGGCCAGGAAACTTACTGTTTCCGGGATCTACAAGACAGGCATTGAAGAATATGATAAACTGGTGGCACTGGGTGACCTGGGGCTGATCCAGCGACTGAACAACTGGCCGCCCAATCAGATCGGCGGTTACGAAGTTTACATAAATGATTACCGCCAGATCGACACCCTCAACGAAGCCATATTCAACAGGTTGCCGGAAATGTGGAACGCAAGGGCCATCAGTGATATCTATCCCAATATTTTTGATTGGCTGGCGCTTCAGGACAGGACCATCTTAATTGTGCTGGTGATCATGATCATCGTGGCCGTTCTCAACCTGATCACCTGCCTAATCATCCTGGTATTGGAGAGGACCAGGATGGTGGGCATCCTCAAGGCAATGGGTGCACCCAATGCAACGGTGCAGAAGATATTCCTGTACAACGGGGCGGTGATCACTTTCACGGGCATCATCTTTGGGAATATCCTTGCCATTGGCCTGATCTTCCTGCAGCAGAAATTTGGTTTCATCACCCTCCCCGAGGACATGTATTATATAGCCAAGGCAGAAGTAAGGCTGGTTCCCTGGCAGGTACTGGCCGTTGACCTGGGAACCTTCCTGATCTGCATCGGCATCCTTTTCATCCCCACCTTTATCATCAGGAAGATCCAACCGGTTAAGGCCATCCAGTTCAAGTAA
- the fsa gene encoding fructose-6-phosphate aldolase, with protein MKFFIDTANLAQIQEANELGILDGVTTNPSLMAKEGIKGEENIINHYKTICEIVDGDISAEVISTGFKGIVEEGQRLAAIHPNIVVKVPMIKDGIKAIKWFTDNGIKTNCTLVFSAGQAILAAKAGATYVSPFIGRIDDSGWEGTELIGQISTIYGIQGFKTEILAASIRNPNHIIKCAELGADVCTCPLDSILGLLKHPLTDIGLAKFLEDAKKTM; from the coding sequence ATGAAATTCTTTATTGATACCGCCAACCTGGCACAGATCCAGGAAGCTAATGAACTCGGTATTCTTGATGGCGTAACGACCAACCCATCCCTGATGGCCAAGGAAGGCATCAAAGGGGAAGAAAATATCATCAATCACTATAAGACCATTTGCGAGATCGTGGATGGTGATATCAGTGCAGAAGTGATCTCAACAGGTTTCAAGGGCATCGTGGAAGAAGGCCAGAGATTAGCTGCCATCCATCCCAATATCGTGGTAAAGGTTCCCATGATCAAGGATGGTATCAAGGCCATCAAGTGGTTTACCGATAATGGTATCAAGACCAATTGTACCCTGGTATTCTCAGCCGGACAGGCCATTCTTGCCGCAAAGGCGGGAGCCACCTATGTTTCCCCTTTTATTGGCCGTATAGACGACAGTGGCTGGGAAGGTACCGAACTGATCGGCCAGATCTCTACCATCTATGGTATCCAGGGATTCAAGACCGAGATCCTGGCTGCCTCCATCCGTAACCCCAACCATATCATCAAGTGTGCAGAACTGGGCGCGGATGTTTGTACCTGTCCATTGGATTCCATCCTTGGCCTCCTGAAGCACCCGCTGACCGATATCGGGCTGGCCAAGTTCCTCGAAGACGCCAAGAAGACCATGTAA